Proteins co-encoded in one Candidatus Stygibacter australis genomic window:
- a CDS encoding type IV pilus twitching motility protein PilT, which translates to MTIKELLQFTADAGASDLHISAGSVPMVRVYGRMKKLNMPVMSQDDVDELIFSTMNESQKTLFMERLEFDFSTKLDDQTRFRVNAFHQVNGRACAFRVIPNEIKSLEELHLPEILSRLALRQKGLILVTGPTGSGKSTTLATMIDHVNEKKQCHIISIEDPIEFVHTSKNSLVNQRELGHDTWSFTAALRSALREDPDVILVGEMRDLETVSLALTAAETGHLVMATLHTSSATKSIDRIIDMFPKEQQGQIRSMLSESLQAVVAQTLLPRKDIDGRIPALEIMIANAAVRNLIREEKTYQIPSVIQSGTKEGMQTVDQSLYNHVMNGLIDRTVAEQVADNPKMFATGVGF; encoded by the coding sequence TTGACTATAAAGGAATTACTACAATTTACAGCAGATGCAGGAGCATCGGATCTTCATATTAGTGCTGGCTCCGTACCAATGGTGCGAGTTTATGGACGGATGAAGAAGCTGAATATGCCAGTAATGAGTCAAGATGATGTTGATGAGCTAATATTCTCAACCATGAATGAGAGTCAAAAGACCCTTTTTATGGAACGGCTGGAATTTGATTTTTCCACAAAACTGGATGATCAGACTCGATTTCGTGTAAATGCCTTTCATCAAGTGAATGGAAGGGCATGTGCTTTTCGAGTAATTCCGAATGAGATAAAAAGTTTGGAAGAGCTTCATCTTCCGGAGATATTATCAAGGCTTGCATTACGCCAGAAAGGTTTGATACTGGTTACGGGTCCGACAGGTAGTGGCAAATCAACCACATTGGCTACAATGATAGACCATGTGAATGAGAAGAAGCAGTGCCACATTATTTCTATTGAAGACCCGATCGAGTTTGTGCATACGAGTAAGAATTCGCTGGTAAATCAGCGTGAATTAGGTCATGATACATGGTCATTTACTGCAGCATTGCGTTCTGCCCTGCGTGAGGATCCGGATGTGATCCTGGTGGGTGAGATGCGTGATCTTGAGACGGTGTCTTTGGCACTGACTGCTGCAGAGACAGGTCATCTTGTAATGGCAACACTGCATACATCAAGTGCAACAAAATCAATAGACCGTATAATTGACATGTTCCCTAAAGAACAACAGGGGCAGATACGATCCATGTTATCAGAATCTTTGCAGGCAGTAGTGGCACAGACCCTATTACCCCGTAAAGATATTGATGGACGTATTCCTGCACTGGAGATCATGATAGCTAATGCAGCTGTGCGAAATCTGATTCGCGAAGAAAAAACATACCAGATACCTTCAGTAATCCAGAGTGGGACCAAAGAAGGTATGCAAACCGTAGATCAATCATTATACAATCATGTAATGAACGGATTGATCGATAGGACCGTAGCGGAACAGGTTGCAGATAATCCCAAGATGTTTGCGACCGGCGTAGGTTTCTAA
- a CDS encoding prepilin-type N-terminal cleavage/methylation domain-containing protein, with the protein MKFKNQKGFSLIELLVVVVIIAILAAIAVPIYMSYVNKARATEAQSAIAAIRSAFRVQYQTFGTTEGYAVEDALIDAKLGNATEKNWEFEVIGNPPSKYIGTSTSDFPAGEGKQVWYDVEEALYHGYGIDQEEQEEENID; encoded by the coding sequence ATGAAGTTCAAGAACCAAAAAGGATTTAGTTTGATTGAGTTGTTGGTAGTGGTAGTAATTATTGCTATCCTTGCCGCAATCGCAGTACCGATTTACATGAGTTATGTAAACAAGGCAAGAGCTACTGAAGCTCAGAGTGCTATCGCAGCAATCCGTAGTGCTTTTCGTGTACAGTATCAGACATTTGGCACAACAGAAGGTTATGCCGTAGAAGATGCATTAATTGACGCAAAATTAGGTAACGCAACCGAAAAGAACTGGGAATTTGAAGTTATCGGAAATCCCCCATCAAAGTACATAGGTACTTCTACAAGTGATTTTCCAGCAGGGGAAGGAAAACAGGTATGGTATGATGTAGAGGAAGCTTTGTATCACGGCTACGGAATCGATCAGGAAGAGCAAGAAGAAGAAAACATCGATTAA